Genomic DNA from Lactuca sativa cultivar Salinas chromosome 8, Lsat_Salinas_v11, whole genome shotgun sequence:
GCTGCAAATCGAATAGGAGTTTCACTCGttcctaaaacaaaacataaaggtGATCCGATGAAAACAGCAAAAGATTCCTCAGAATTTggggatgagaaagataaatctAGTCCGATTTTTGCGATCAAACATGGTTCAAAGTCATCTATTAAAATCTTGTGGCGACCTCTTAATTAGGATTTAGGACAACACCCTCGAGAAAATTGGACAATAGGGACATATTAATGCTCACTATAAGAAAACCAGACAATAAGGGCATACTAATGATAATCTTTGGTATTATGTAGCCTTgttacaaaaaagaaaaaattgcTTTTTGATGGGTTATTATTTCCAAAAAAGCCGATTTTTTTTTTGCATGAAAGCTTATATAGTGACTTGCTATAACCCACATGCCATAACAATTCATGAATGCATTTGCAAAGGGTGTTGCTAAATAAACATTCTTTACCAAAAACCAATATTTGATTAACTTTTTGTAACTATCTTATTTGAAAAATAATACAAATTCaatcaataaaaataatttaatagCCGAGGAAAGCTGTCTATATGGTAAAATGGTGTGCTCCTTTTAGCCAACTTCTTTGTAAAACCCAAAATTTCTCTTTCTTTTTGGACAAAGCCATTgtaatttgagaaacttttatatttattattattatgttatcaTTATTATTGATatttaatgttatagtattcttattatattattattaatattataattatagttattattatttattttagaaaaatcgaTAAACAAtcatttcaaaaataccaaaaaaaaaaacaatgataaaaatagaaaaaaaaaagccgGAAAAAATCTCAAAAAACTATGATTTGTACATGTTATCGGACACTCAGCTGACAACCCACACTACCACTGCTGGTGATCTAACCGACCTGTTCCTAAACGATACCACCCCCGAAACTAGCGAGACACTCTCGAGTCCCACACGTTcatgctatagttactgcatcTTGAGTAACCTGCTCTAAAAGGGAACGACCTCTAACTATCATTCTAAAATCCAGGGTATGCAGATGGTATACAACTCAATCACAAGCTGGTCACCAAATTCCGAAAATACCATTACCATTACCGATGCAAAACCATAACAATAAAATTATAACAAGATGGTCCATCATTTATTTAAATGGGTCTCTTTCTCCGATGCTTCAAATCTTGATCCATCCCAATTGCAATATTCTTGATAGCCCAAATATCCATTCTAAACTCTTCCAAGATGGTCCATTGCTCCTTTGatcttttatagtttaaattctcTTCACATCATCATCATTCTTCAACAAAGATTAATCTCAACTTGCTCCATCATCATGTTGACAATAAGCCCAACTGCACCACTTCAAGCCCATAAGTAAACCGCAAGCTTCCAAAGGTCCCATATTCCCTCCATGTTGAATAGTCATCGATAAATCCTGCAATTAAGCTCAAAAAACTAGAAAATACCCAATAAAgatgaaaaataacaaaaaaagaaaatatgtatgaagattaactaaaatgagatGGAATGAACCAAAATAAACTAGGAAAAGAAGTAACAAAATGAAGCTATCATGGGTCGATGTAGTTCCTACGATGATAGATAATTTGGTTGATGTTTTTGGTCGGTTGGATGTTCTTTGGCTTCCGGTTTCAAATAGATTGGTTTTGGAGTTTATCATGGGTGTGGTTGTTTTGAAATGAGGTCATTTTTTGTGATAAATCACTATTACAAAAATGTTGCTCGATAATAAAGTTATAATTGATTGTTTCTTTATGTGATACATAATAGAAACAATAACCTGAGCTTTTTGGAGCCACGGCTCCAAAACACTCTTTTGCTGTTTCCTTAATAATATTTTGTTAGTTTCTAATAAGATCCAACTaattattttggaaaaataaaatttttgcttcaaattttaatataaaaaactaTCCTTAACaccataaataaaaacaaaaaaaataaattttaatatcAACATTTTCCCCCTTCTCTATCAGGTTAGAACATTTTCTTTTGTCAAATTGGAgagtttttaactatttttttttcaactttttcaacttGGAAAGTTTAAAAAAGTTTATTTTGTCAACTTTTATTATCGAAAAATATCACTCCATCCGTATAATAATAAATTGAATCAAAATTTGGTAACGTCGGTTTAACTAGAATTTCCATTTTCTTGGCACATTTAATGCGTAAGATCCTTGATTCTTTCAGAAACGGTTCGTTTGACTACAAAAGAGCGCCACTCTTCATATTTCTTCGTCCTCCTCTATCTCTCGGCTATCGCATCAACCTTTGTTTTCTTGATCGGTGTTCGTTCTCTTGATCTTTTTCTTTGTCTAGATCCAATATACACATGCCTTTCTATAGGGTTTCAAACACGTTATACGTTGATGTTCTTTCCATGGTTATTAGATGTTTTCTCCGGTTTCCAAAGCAAACTAATTTGTAGAAATTGGCGACAGTGGAAGAAGCCGATGATGTCGAAGAGTAAGAATTCTTGGCTGTTCTCCTTCTCACGCTCTTCATTTTTTCCATTCTAATAGTTGTTTTAAGGTCTTTAGCCTAGTTTGTCACTGAACTTTGTTAAATACTAATTTCTGAATGGTTTTGGTTCGTGTTCTATTAGTTAAAT
This window encodes:
- the LOC111919755 gene encoding uncharacterized protein LOC111919755 isoform X2; translation: MRKILDSFRNGSFDYKRAPLFIFLRPPLSLGYRINLCFLDRYVFSGFQSKLICRNWRQWKKPMMSKSFLPWLGASIKKLQREKGHIELRR
- the LOC111919755 gene encoding uncharacterized protein LOC111919755 isoform X1, whose protein sequence is MRKILDSFRNGSFDYKRAPLFIFLRPPLSLGYRINLCFLDRYVFSGFQSKLICRNWRQWKKPMMSKSFLPWLGASIKKLQREKGHIELRRWDARGR